Proteins from a single region of Hordeum vulgare subsp. vulgare chromosome 6H, MorexV3_pseudomolecules_assembly, whole genome shotgun sequence:
- the LOC123406220 gene encoding uncharacterized protein LOC123406220, which translates to MIGRRVDGASAVAVLLLAASAAAVADAATGSTVVAGMVFCDQCKDGARGLFDYPLYGARVAIQCGGGDTPMTVRECNTNWFGGFSVRMEGSPDMNRCTARVVHATGHCSAAANAEPRELTLAFRMLGLALYTVLPLLSQPEQAMDFCPRAGLVTPQDPAAAAATPSPPMTVTPGPVYSPVPIFWRRRPRLLPPVWRRPPTVPQQPEPEALPSPPAPSSTETPAEGSGSACAYDQWGLPEHRCHWKVVTPNTTVAMAFGPLAAQRYGPDMTLREALDGRGDPYRTLLREATAALLNAYYNAPGSPFLYPTTASVIDHLNGALLSSGQRVLIEGARFRRANTGGGGPAGRTKLPCDFTPCAATNTTTG; encoded by the exons ATGATTGGTCGACGCGTCGACGGCGCATCTGCGGTGGCCGTGCTCCTGCTggccgcgtcggcggcggcggtggccgaCGCGGCGACCGGAAGCACGGTGGTCGCGGGCATGGTGTTCTGCGACCAGTGCAAGGACGGCGCCCGCGGCCTCTTCGACTACCCGCTCTACG GGGCGCGGGTGGCGATCCAGTGCGGCGGCGGGGACACGCCGATGACGGTGAGGGAGTGCAACACCAACTGGTTCGGCGGCTTCTCGGTGCGCATGGAGGGGTCGCCGGACATGAACCGCTGCACGGCGCGGGTCGTCCACGCCACCGGCCACTGCTCCGCCGCCGCCAACGCCGAGCCGCGGGAGCTCACGCTCGCCTTCCGCATGCTCGGCCTCGCGCTCTACACCGTCCTGCCGCTGCTCTCGCAGCCGGAGCAGGCCATGGACTTCTGCCCCCGCGCCGGCCTCGTCACCCCGCAAGACCCCGCGGCCGCGGCTGCCACGCCCTCGCCGCCGATGACGGTGACCCCGGGCCCGGTGTattctccggtgcccatcttctggcgCCGCAGGCCGCGGCTCCTGCCTCCCGTCTGGCGCCGCCCGCCGACGGTGCCGCAGCAGCCAGAGCCGGAGgctctcccctcgccgcccgcgCCTTCCTCAACCGAAACGCCGGCCGAGGGCTCGGGCTCGGCGTGCGCGTACGACCAGTGGGGGCTGCCGGAGCACCGGTGCCACTGGAAGGTGGTGACGCCCAACACGACGGTGGCAATGGCGTTCGGGCCGCTGGCCGCGCAGCGGTACGGCCCGGACATGACGCTGCGGGAGGCGCTCGACGGCCGCGGCGACCCCTACCGGACGCTGCTCCGGGAGGCCACGGCGGCGCTGCTCAACGCCTACTACAACGCGCCGGGGTCGCCCTTCCTGTACCCGACCACCGCCAGCGTCATCGACCACCTCAACGGCGCGCTGCTCAGCTCCGGCCAGCGCGTGCTCATCGAGGGCGCCCGCTTCCGCCGCGCCAACACCGGCGGCGGCGGGCCTGCCGGCCGGACCAAGCTGCCATGCGACTTCACCCCGTGCGccgccaccaacaccaccacaggCTGA